A stretch of the Panicum virgatum strain AP13 chromosome 9N, P.virgatum_v5, whole genome shotgun sequence genome encodes the following:
- the LOC120692699 gene encoding uncharacterized protein LOC120692699 isoform X2, which yields MPTFGKTYAPGATRMPSSCRALNAPPPSHSVSAHGSRDRDGRRCWCLMKVSRALESLSLSLRDCNIDLGYLLPCCPRLRKLQIDSWQLDSLTVHSPSLEELDLSAPVLLRRIDISATVLKTLRLFVIHSFDNEFTLKFSAPLVDNLTWRYVCHSTSERFGVIWFMWSLTLLTPKSLGHVHGLPDNILWLNIGTRDNLGNVSRSFEQEISRIPVRNISCLVLQLATKGHVYGAMLLDLIGLYSSIQRLQVTINRYDKVKACSVNCPCHQPYNWRSQIISLTDLKEVSIEGFKGEEHEVGLLKVLPRCAVMLERVTINFPRNVPRSCTAYMELPSILKAHPSVKFKIYRGDQVLFG from the exons ATGCCGACATTTGGGAAGACGTATGCGCCAGGGGCGACGCGGATGCCATCGAGTTGCCGCGCTTTGAACGCACCACCTCCATCACACTCTGTTTCGGCCCATGGTTCCCGCGACCGCGATGGTCGCCGCTGTTGGTGCCTGATGAAGGTTTCACGGGCGCTTGAGAGTCTCTCGCTCTCGCTCCGTGACTGTAACATTGACCTTGGCTACCTGCTCCCATGCTGCCCGCGCCTGCGAAAGCTTCAGATTGACAGCTGGCAGCTCGACTCTCTCACAGTCCACTCGCCATCGCTTGAGGAGCTAGATCTGAGTGCCCCTGTGCTGCTTCGGCGAATCGACATCTCAGCCACTGTGCTCAAGACACTTAGGCTTTTTGTCATTCATAGTTTCGACAATGAGTTTACCTTGAAATTCTCAGCACCACTGGTTGACAATCTCACATGGCGGTATGTCTGTCACTCAACAAGTGAGAGGTTTGGTGTGATCTGGTTCATGTGGAGCCTGACCTTATTGACGCCAAAGTCCCTTGGGCACGTGCACGGCCTTCCGGATAACATTCTCTGGTTGAACATAGGGACCAGA GATAATTTGGGCAATGTTTCCCGGAGCTTTGAGCAAGAGATATCCCGAATTCCAGTGAGAAATATCTCTTGTTTAGTGCTGCAACTGGCAACAAAAGGGCATGTTTATGGAGCAATGTTGCTGGATCTTATTGGGCTATATTCCTCTATCCAAAGGCTTCAGGTGACAATAAATCGATATGATAAG GTCAAAGCATGCTCCGTAAACTGTCCTTGCCACCAGCCTTACAACTGGAGGAGTCAAATTATATCCTTGACTGATCTTAAAGAAGTCTCTATCGAAGGCTTCAAAGGAGAAGAGCATGAAGTTGGTCTACTGAAAGTACTGCCGCGATGTGCTGTGATGCTTGAAAGAGTGACCATCAACTTCCCTAGAAatgttccacgaagttgcacTGCCTACATGGAACTCCCTAGCATTTTAAAGGCACATCCTTCAGTAAA attcaaaatttaccgtGGTGATCAGGTTTTATTTGGATGA
- the LOC120692699 gene encoding uncharacterized protein LOC120692699 isoform X1, with protein MPTFGKTYAPGATRMPSSCRALNAPPPSHSVSAHGSRDRDGRRCWCLMKVSRALESLSLSLRDCNIDLGYLLPCCPRLRKLQIDSWQLDSLTVHSPSLEELDLSAPVLLRRIDISATVLKTLRLFVIHSFDNEFTLKFSAPLVDNLTWRYVCHSTSERFGVIWFMWSLTLLTPKSLGHVHGLPDNILWLNIGTRDNLGNVSRSFEQEISRIPVRNISCLVLQLATKGHVYGAMLLDLIGLYSSIQRLQVTINRYDKKVKACSVNCPCHQPYNWRSQIISLTDLKEVSIEGFKGEEHEVGLLKVLPRCAVMLERVTINFPRNVPRSCTAYMELPSILKAHPSVKFKIYRGDQVLFG; from the exons ATGCCGACATTTGGGAAGACGTATGCGCCAGGGGCGACGCGGATGCCATCGAGTTGCCGCGCTTTGAACGCACCACCTCCATCACACTCTGTTTCGGCCCATGGTTCCCGCGACCGCGATGGTCGCCGCTGTTGGTGCCTGATGAAGGTTTCACGGGCGCTTGAGAGTCTCTCGCTCTCGCTCCGTGACTGTAACATTGACCTTGGCTACCTGCTCCCATGCTGCCCGCGCCTGCGAAAGCTTCAGATTGACAGCTGGCAGCTCGACTCTCTCACAGTCCACTCGCCATCGCTTGAGGAGCTAGATCTGAGTGCCCCTGTGCTGCTTCGGCGAATCGACATCTCAGCCACTGTGCTCAAGACACTTAGGCTTTTTGTCATTCATAGTTTCGACAATGAGTTTACCTTGAAATTCTCAGCACCACTGGTTGACAATCTCACATGGCGGTATGTCTGTCACTCAACAAGTGAGAGGTTTGGTGTGATCTGGTTCATGTGGAGCCTGACCTTATTGACGCCAAAGTCCCTTGGGCACGTGCACGGCCTTCCGGATAACATTCTCTGGTTGAACATAGGGACCAGA GATAATTTGGGCAATGTTTCCCGGAGCTTTGAGCAAGAGATATCCCGAATTCCAGTGAGAAATATCTCTTGTTTAGTGCTGCAACTGGCAACAAAAGGGCATGTTTATGGAGCAATGTTGCTGGATCTTATTGGGCTATATTCCTCTATCCAAAGGCTTCAGGTGACAATAAATCGATATGATAAG AAGGTCAAAGCATGCTCCGTAAACTGTCCTTGCCACCAGCCTTACAACTGGAGGAGTCAAATTATATCCTTGACTGATCTTAAAGAAGTCTCTATCGAAGGCTTCAAAGGAGAAGAGCATGAAGTTGGTCTACTGAAAGTACTGCCGCGATGTGCTGTGATGCTTGAAAGAGTGACCATCAACTTCCCTAGAAatgttccacgaagttgcacTGCCTACATGGAACTCCCTAGCATTTTAAAGGCACATCCTTCAGTAAA attcaaaatttaccgtGGTGATCAGGTTTTATTTGGATGA